The following nucleotide sequence is from Salvia miltiorrhiza cultivar Shanhuang (shh) chromosome 7, IMPLAD_Smil_shh, whole genome shotgun sequence.
ACCTTTTGAAAAATTTATCTGTCATGTAGGGCAATCAAATTCAAGCATCTGTCTCTTTTGGAAATAAAAGGAAGTTTATGCCTCTTTTGAGAGAGGAAGATATAAATATGATCCAAAATTTCCAAGTAATGGACAACAAACCCAATTTTCACATGGCCAAGGTCGACCACTTGTATATGCTTGGCTTCGGCCTTGCCACCCAAATTGAGCAACTGGATGAAGGCTTCGAAATTCTGGAAAATGGATTTAATTTTATTCCCTTTACAGATATTCCTACACACGATCCCACTTTCTTTTTGGGTTAGTATAATTTGCTAAACCTAATATCATGAAAGTCATATTACAATTTATGTGTATTGTAATCTATATTTTGACGTTGAAAAATATATTCATGGTGCAGATGTTCTTGGGGAGGTTATGACCCACACTATTAACATAGTTAAAGTCGAAATCAGAACTGGCAAGGCATCCAAGTGTGACATAACATTAGCCGATGCAGAGTATGATtgtctttattaatttatatttactaTCTCTGTTATAAACCTGTCTTTAAAACTTATATAGTCTGTTATTTTTGAAAGCCTTATTGGATTGGATCTGTGCTTAAAGATAAGATTTTTTGGGCATTTCATATTGATATCTATGCATGAAAAACAATCCTTTATTTGGAGTATACTTTTTagctttttatttataaaatttgggATCATACTCAGCCTAATTTGATGTGGATTAAGATAAAGAGATAATGGTGAATGATGTAAGCATGCCTAGCTAAAAGAATGTTCTATGCTCTGGAGCACTTCTCTGCTTTCGCAgcggacttctctgctctggagcacTTCTCTGCTCTCGCAGCGGACTTCTCTGCACTACTCTGGATTTCTGCATTTCTTTGCTCTGGCGCATTTCTATGCTCTGGCAgcggacttctctgctctggagaacttctctgctctggcagcggacTTCTCTGCACTACTCTGGAATTctgcatttctctgctctggcagcggacttctctgctctggagcacTTCTCTGCTTGGGCAGCGGACTTCTCTGCACTAGAGCACTTCTCtactctggcgacagagctatgcttAAAGCTTTGTTATGCTTTGTGAGGCGAGCGGTTCTGCGCGCTGGGTGCTGGGCGGAGTGTTAAAAGAATGTTCTATCTGCTTTGCTCTCTCGCCATCTGCTctgctctctcgctctctcttctctctactCTGTCCACTCTCTTCTATCTCTGCTCTGTTCTCTTCTCTCTACTCTGCTCTATTCTGTCCGTCcttttctctttctcctctgTTCTCTTCTATTTTTGTGTTGATGTTTAATTCTCCTGATGTCTTCGTAACAGCGGCACGCAAGTAACCTGTGTCTTATGGGGATCACTTGCCGAGGAATTGAAAACATTTATGGAGAACAAATCAGCAGAAGACAAAGAGCCTGTAATGGTGGCATTGCAATTTGCAAAGATATCCACATTCAGAGGTTTAATTATTATGACTAAACATAAACATTCATACATATAAAACTTACCTATATCCAAACTCCATTGTCGAATTTACTAATTCAATTTTGTGTAGGCCAAATCAAGGTTTCCTCGATGAAGAATCCGAGCAATTTTTTTATCTGTCCAGATATAAAAGAAGTGAAAGATTTTATACTAAGGTTTGTATTTATATGCATAGCTAAAAGAATGGTCTACAATTTTGTCCTGTTTTTATCATGGCGCATCTAAAATTTTTTGGTGATTCCTGTTCACTAACACTAAT
It contains:
- the LOC130993213 gene encoding uncharacterized protein LOC130993213, producing MLGFGLATQIEQLDEGFEILENGFNFIPFTDIPTHDPTFFLDVLGEVMTHTINIVKVEIRTGKASKCDITLADADGTQVTCVLWGSLAEELKTFMENKSAEDKEPVMVALQFAKISTFRGQIKVSSMKNPSNFFICPDIKEVKDFILRRGVSRSSSCNDTITDISIGQQALNRNEWLDAAHARRLCDLIKSEECGTFNCKGTILNFHPQESWYYEACGNDRCLKGIAR